In Centropristis striata isolate RG_2023a ecotype Rhode Island chromosome 1, C.striata_1.0, whole genome shotgun sequence, one DNA window encodes the following:
- the dcaf15 gene encoding DDB1- and CUL4-associated factor 15, translating to MAPSSKSEKDDSKQKAQRKHKDHVVKLLMRGKLSGQFSQRMFRKLPPRVCVPLKNIVSEEFLRAGHVFLGFTKCGRYVLSYTSDCGEDDDFSFYTYHLYWWEFNLHSRLKQVHHVRLFAGEEIYSDLYLTVCEWPNDHSKIVIFGFNTRSSSSVLMNLMMSDENNRDIYITIASMPPPKPCSYCCPVPSATTIRTGGECLEHGYVLNSRYQVVYPFPTFQPAFQLKKDQVILLNTSYSLVACGISLCPGKQGQSSQILYTKRVALSSPASTSSSSSTSSASSSSLPQGSPESRLPPSRPPSVPSSPIQSQAAVRAREFAADLFRRAQGGGARDSEGPAERRSADGAEKEAAQTPGDKGITVERRRGEEEKRTSLPPASTSGGSHSLPQCSEQVMSPASSSSSPSSPPTPSSSQEAGPSEPGYVNYSRLHYRLQQPGAAEQNTGGAGGYEDDKVQLPFTVTDLKGRNLQLVTGPHNGQSVCVEQLTLDFEYLINEVIRSDAAWAPQFCSFSDYDVVILEVCPETNTVMINIGLLLLAFSNSDEEHCRPNTYHSNLQVSWDLNTGVCRTVGVGDLTEVKGQTSGSVWSSYRKSCVNTVMKWLVPESSSRYINRMTNEALHKGSSLQVLADSDRCTWIIL from the exons CTGTCAGGACAGTTTTCTCAGCGCATGTTCAGGAAGCTGCCACCTCGAGTGTGTGTCCCACTGAAGAATATTGTCAGCGAGGAGTTCCTGAGAGCAGG ACATGTTTTTCTTGGCTTCACCAAATGTGGCCGCTACGTTCTGTCCTACACCAGCGACTGTGGAGAAGATGATGACTTCTCTTTCTATACCTACCATCTCTACTGGTGGGAGTTCAACCTGCACAGTCGACTCAAACAG GTCCATCATGTCCGTCTGTTTGCAGGAGAGGAGATCTACAGCGACCTGTACCTGACTGTGTGTGAGTGGCCCAATGACCACTCCAAGATAGTCATCTTCGGCTTCAA TACTCGCAGTTCCAGCTCTGTTCTGATGAACCTGATGATGAGTGATGAGAACAACAGAGACATCTACATCACTATCGCCTCCATGCCTCCTCCCAAGCCTTGCTCCTACTGCTGCCCAGTGCCCTCAGCTACAACCATAcgcacag GAGGAGAGTGTCTGGAGCACGGCTATGTGCTGAACAGCAGGTACCAGGTGGTGTACCCCTTCCCCACTTTCCAGCCCGCTTTCCAGCTGAAGAAGGACCAGGTGATCCTGTTAAACACCAGCTACTCTCTGGTGGCCTGCGGCATCTCACTCTGCCCAG GTAAACAGGGTCAGTCCTCACAGATCCTTTACACTAAGAGAGTAGCTCTGTCCAGTCCAGCCTCCACATCAtcttcttcctccacctcctcggcctcctcttcctcgctACCTCAGGGATCTCCAGAAAGCCGATTGCCGCCCAGCAGACCTCCTTCGGTCCCCTCGTCTCCCATCCAGTCACAAGCAGCAGTGCGAGCCCGGGAGTTTGCAGCAGACCTGTTCAGGCGAGCCCAGGGGGGCGGAGCCAGAGACAGCGAGGGCCCGGCAGAGAGGAGATCAGCTGATGGAGCTGAGAAGGAGGCAGCACAGACTCCTGGAGACAAAGGGATAACTGTAGAGAGGAGGCGAGGCGAGGAGGAGAAACGGACTAGTTTACCACCAGCGTCTACTTCAGGAGGGAGCCACAGTTTGCCTCAGTGCTCTGAACAAGTCATGTCTcctgcctcctcttcctcgtccccttcatctcctcccaccCCGTCCTCCTCTCAGGAGGCCGGCCCCAGCGAGCCGGGGTACGTCAACTATTCACGTCTGCACTACCGCCTCCAACAGCCAGGGGCAGCAGAGCAGAACACAGGAGGCGCAGGAg GTTATGAAGACGATAAAGTTCAGCTCCCTTTCACAGTCACGGACCTTAAAGGACGAAACCTGCAGCTGGTCACCGGACCACACAACGGACAG agtgtgtgtgtggagcagcTGACTCTAGACTTTGAGTATCTGATCAATGAGGTGATCAGGAGCGATGCTGCCTGGGCTCCTCAGTTCTGCTCCTTCAGTGACTACGATGTTGTCATATTAGAg GTGTGTCCTGAAACCAACACTGTGATGATCAACATcggtctgctgctgctggccttCTCCAACTCAGACGAGGAGCACTGCAG GCCAAACACGTATCATTCCAACCTGCAGGTGAGCTGGGACCTAAACACAGGCGTGTGTCGCACTGTGGGTGTAGGTGACCTTACAGAGGTCAAGGGTCAGACCAG tGGGAGTGTGTGGAGCTCCTACAGGAAGTCGTGTGTGAACACGGTGATGAAGTGGCTGGTTCCAGAGAGCAGCTCCCGCTACATTAACCGCATGACCAACGAAGCTCTACACAAAG GCTCGTCCCTGCAGGTATTGGCAGATAGTGACCGATGTACCTGGATTATATTATGA